The Solanum lycopersicum chromosome 6, SLM_r2.1 genome has a window encoding:
- the JMJ6 gene encoding putative lysine-specific demethylase JMJ16 isoform X3, whose protein sequence is MFGFKVIARSRPESARIPSLDEAPVLHPTEEEFKDTLKYVASILPHVKQYGVCRIVPPSSWRPPCRIEEEDTRCGVNTRIQRISDLQSLFLKMRLEGAHKKTNNRRQKIPSMKPEFGHSVERKEFGCCDEHFEFESGPKFKLKSFKNYADHFKRQYFVKEDQITASNFNSDAMQMLSEPSIPDIEGEYWRIIENPTEEIEVLHGNTTETSASQSGFPLKTNPRDVTACPEYVESGWNLNNTPKLQDSLLRFESCNSSSILLPRLSFGMCFSSNQWRIEEHHLYLLSYIHFGAPRIFYGVPGSHRCKFEEAVKKHLPPLSAHPCLLHNLATQFSPSILTSEGIPVYRCVQNPKEFVLILPGAYHAEFDSGFNCYEAVNFSPFDWLPHGQNAVELYREQDRKTSISHDKLLLEAAAEAIRTLGELALRNNNSFDDSKWRTVCRNYGYLTKALKTRVATEARRRKYLFASLESRKMEDDFCATTKQECVACFCDLYLSAIGCKCSAHKYTCLLHAKQLCDCAWSERYLLIRYEIDELNIMVEDLDRKVSAVHNRAKEKLGLPVSDVSKDAINEVGMETMKHKPVIPNVELSESTSHRSTSRQASDIQQYRNVDVFFAPSVVPSSTTMNLNHRSQLKENVHDENKVLLPKVSQNTAVGENIATSSSTVLKKHLAQGSSSTVRDVIILSDDED, encoded by the exons ATGTTTGGTTTCAAG GTTATTGCAAGAAGTCGTCCGGAATCGGCACGGATCCCTTCACTTGATGAAGCTCCTGTACTCCATCCTACTGAAGAG GAATTTAAAGATACTCTCAAGTACGTTGCAAGCATCCTTCCACATGTCAAGCAATATGGAGTATGCCGTATTGTTCCTCCCTCTTCCTGGAGACCACCTTGCCGCATTGAAGAAGAGGACACGAGGTGTGGAGTCAACACTCGTATCCAGCGCATTAGTGACCTCCAGAGTCTGTTTTTAAAGATGAGACTTGAGGGAGCCCATAAGAAGACTAATAATAGGCGGCAGAAAATCCCAAGTATGAAGCCAGAGTTTGGACACAGCGTGGAACGTAAAGAATTTGGTTGTTGTGATGAACACTTTGAATTTGAAAGTGGACCAAAGTTTAAGTTGAAGTCTTTCAAGAATTACGCTGATCATTTCAAGAGGCAGTACTTTGTCAAGGAAGATCAGATCACAGCTTCAAACTTCAATTCAGATGCAATGCAGATGCTGTCAGAACCATCTATTCCTGATATTGAAGGGGAATACTGGAGAATTATTGAGAATCCAACTGAAGAAATTGAG GTGCTCCATGGGAATACTACGGAAACTAGTGCAAGCCAAAGTGGTTTTCCACTTAAAACCAATCCACGGGATGTAACTGCATGTCCAGAATATGTGGAATCAGGTTGGAACTTGAACAATACCCCTAAGCTTCAAGATTCTCTTCTCCGTTTTGAGAGTTGTAACAGTTCCTCTATTTTGCTTCCCCGGCTCTCCTTTGGAATGTGTTTTTCGTCTAATCAGTGG AGAATTGAAGAGCACCACTTATATTTGCTATCCTACATACATTTTGGCGCTCCAAGAATATTTTATGGGGTTCCCGGGAGTCATCGTTGCAAGTTTGAGGAAGCTGTCAAGAAGCATCTCCCACCGTTGTCAGCACATCCTTGTTTGCTTCACAACCTT GCCACACAATTCTCTCCTTCTATATTGACTTCAGAGGGTATACCTGTTTATCGTTGTGTGCAAAATCCAAAGGAGTTTGTTCTCATACTCCCTGGAGCATACCATGCAGAGTTTGATAGTGGATTTAATTGTTATGAAGCAGTAAATTTCTCTCCCTTTGACTGGTTACCACATGGTCAGAACGCTGTGGAACTGTACCGTGAGCAGGACAGAAAGACATCAATCTCCCATGATAAACTGTTGCTTGAAGCAGCTGCAGAAGCAATTAGGACCTTAGGAGAACTTGCACTGCGCAACAACAATTCTTTTGATGATTCAAAATGGAGAACAGTCTGTCGGAACTATGGTTATTTGACAAAAGCACTTAAG ACACGGGTTGCCACCGAAGCGAGAAGACGGAAATATCTGTTTGCTTCTCTTGAATCACGAAAGATGGAGGATGACTTTTGTGCCACCACCAAACAGGAATGTGTTGCATGCTTCTGTGACCTATACCTTTCTGCCATTGGCTGCAAATGTTCTGCACATAAATATACTTGTCTTCTTCATGCCAAACAACTATGTGATTGTGCTTGGAGCGAGAGGTATTTGCTTATACGGTATGAAATAGATGAGTTGAACATCATGGTTGAAGATTTGGATCGAAAAGTAAGTGCAGTTCATAACAGGGCAAAAGAAAAACTTGGATTGCCTGTATCCGATGTTTCTAAAGATGCTATCAATGAAGTAGGTATGGAAACAATGAAGCATAAACCTGTAATTCCTAATGTGGAACTCTCCGAGAGTACATCTCACCGTTCAACCTCCAGACAAGCATCAGATATTCAACAGTACAGGAATGTAGATGTTTTCTTTGCACCTTCAGTTGTTCCAAGTTCAACAACAATGAATTTGAACCATCGATCACAATTGAAAGAAAACGTTCATGATGAGAATAAAGTTCTATTGCCAAAAGTATCACAGAATACTGCTGTTGGTGAAAATATTGCAACTTCTTCCAGTACAGTTCTCAAGAAACATCTTGCACAGGGGTCTTCATCGACAGTTAGAGATGTAATTATTCTCAGTGATGATGAAGATTAG
- the LOC101244876 gene encoding putative E3 ubiquitin-protein ligase XBAT35 isoform X1 — protein sequence MWQQQLKNELLYQQVIEGNAENIKALYNDGADVEWIDDEGKTPLIVACMKPNGLNVAKTLLELGANVNAYRPGYYAGTVLHHAAKRGLDDTVQLLLSYGANPLIKNDARQTPLEIARAKGFTDVVRTIEKQICIFSGWMREFYGPRFLEALAPQLLSRKIWVVVMPCGIADPVRHLKLQLVIYSSLQDAQPRKVIVLWRAIVEEIRRKQSDPMLTIFDRIKNTRYKISSVNDSDKQQLVLLRKACIAAIEVLPFRLPQITQTETAAQAMELAIGINAAIDSAKVNKILHYHGQSSGVKNKNDWCSNTNDSAHSGWGSLVRSVPRSEITNHDWTDDRTKVQQYGWENTADVSSQRQQRSLAKSTPSELSCNGWINELDVEEYNGWGVPEPRQGRRDASAEVHYQGWENTSKDKIASSDVSSCKAMDKTDNAPEFRPIVYPGENAETQEGNNPAFDFAVPSAPPVPKEIEDVHYPVIDLSPLPLSTPPVEQKTASVTTQKEKEHKPALCIICWEASVEGACVPCGHMVGCMQCLNQIIKSKIGACPVCRVKIDQVIKLYSV from the exons ATGTGGCAACAACAATTGAAAAATGAGTTACTGTATCAACAAGTCATTGAAGGAAATGCTGAAAATATCAAAGCTCTTTACAATGATGGTGCTGATGTTGAG TGGATCGACGATGAAGGAAAGACACCATTGATTGTAGCGTGCATGAAGCCGAATGGCTTGAATGTTGCAAAAACTTTGCTTGAGCTTGGTGCTAATGTCAATGCTTACCGGCCAG GATATTATGCTGGGACTGTGCTACATCATGCAGCTAAGAGAGGTCTGGATGATACTGTGCAATTGCTTCTTTCCTATGGAG CAAATCCATTGATCAAGAATGATGCTCGCCAAACTCCACTTGAAATAGCTCGAGCAAAGGGTTTTACCGATGTCGTCCGTACTATCGAG AAACAAATCTGCATTTTCTCGGGCTGGATGAGGGAGTTCTATGGCCCAAGATTTCTTGAAGCTTTAGCTCCTCAATTATTATCTAGGAAGAT TTGGGTTGTAGTCATGCCTTGTGGTATAGCTGATCCTGTGAGGCATCTTAAATTACAACTGGTGATTTACTCATCGCTACAG GACGCCCAACCTCGTAAAGTAATTGTCTTATGGAGGGCTATTGTTGAGGAGATAAGGAGGAAACAATCAGATCCTATGCTGACAATTTTTGACAGGATCAAAA ATACTCGATATAAGATTTCATCAGTGAACGATTCTGATAAACAACAGCTTGTATTGCTGCGCAAAGCATGTATTGCTGCAATTGAG GTCCTGCCTTTTCGCTTACCACAAATTACCCAAACTGAAACTGCTGCACAAGCAATGGAATTAGCAATTGGAATCAACGCTGCCATTGATTCTGCTAAAGTAAATAAGATTCTACATTATCATGGACAAAGCTCtggagtgaaaaataaaaatgactgGTGTAGTAACACCAATGATTCTGCTCACAGTGGATGGGGTTCACTTGTCAGATCCGTGCCTAGATCTGAAATAACTAACCATGATTGGACGGATGACCGAACTAAGGTCCAACAATATGGATGGGAAAATACTGCAGATGTATCCAGTCAACGACAACAACGATCACTTGCTAAATCCACACCCTCTGAACTAAGCTGCAATGGATGGATCAATGAGCTTGATGTAGAGGAGTACAATGGATGGGGCGTGCCCGAGCCTCGGCAGGGACGTAGAGATGCCTCAGCTGAAGTTCATTATCAAGGATGGGAAAACACATCAAAGGACAAAATAGCATCCTCGGATGTAAGTAGCTGCAAAGCGATGGACAAGACAGACAATGCACCTGAATTTAGGCCTATTGTCTATCCAGGTGAAAACGCTGAAACTCAAGAGGGTAACAATCCTGCTTTTGATTTTGCGGTCCCTTCAGCTCCACCAGTTCCAAAAGAAATTGAAGACGTTCATTATCCTGTCATAGATCTTAGCCCATTGCCCTTGTCGACTCCTCCTGTGGAACAAAAAACAGCTTCTGTTACGactcaaaaggaaaaagaacatAAGCCTGCATTGTGTATAATATGTTGGGAAGCTTCAGTTGAAGGAGCATGTGTACCTTGTGGTCACATGGTTGGCTGCATGCAGTGTTTGAACCAGATCATCAAATCCAAGATAGGGGCGTGTCCCGTTTGTCGAGTAAAAATCGACCAGGTTATAAAGCTCTACTCTGTTTGA
- the LOC101244876 gene encoding probable E3 ubiquitin-protein ligase XBOS34 isoform X2, with the protein MLQKLCLSLVLMSMLTGQDIMLGLCYIMQLREVWMILCNCFFPMEKQICIFSGWMREFYGPRFLEALAPQLLSRKIWVVVMPCGIADPVRHLKLQLVIYSSLQDAQPRKVIVLWRAIVEEIRRKQSDPMLTIFDRIKNTRYKISSVNDSDKQQLVLLRKACIAAIEVLPFRLPQITQTETAAQAMELAIGINAAIDSAKVNKILHYHGQSSGVKNKNDWCSNTNDSAHSGWGSLVRSVPRSEITNHDWTDDRTKVQQYGWENTADVSSQRQQRSLAKSTPSELSCNGWINELDVEEYNGWGVPEPRQGRRDASAEVHYQGWENTSKDKIASSDVSSCKAMDKTDNAPEFRPIVYPGENAETQEGNNPAFDFAVPSAPPVPKEIEDVHYPVIDLSPLPLSTPPVEQKTASVTTQKEKEHKPALCIICWEASVEGACVPCGHMVGCMQCLNQIIKSKIGACPVCRVKIDQVIKLYSV; encoded by the exons ATGTTGCAAAAACTTTGCTTGAGCTTGGTGCTAATGTCAATGCTTACCGGCCAG GATATTATGCTGGGACTGTGCTACATCATGCAGCTAAGAGAGGTCTGGATGATACTGTGCAATTGCTTCTTTCCTATGGAG AAACAAATCTGCATTTTCTCGGGCTGGATGAGGGAGTTCTATGGCCCAAGATTTCTTGAAGCTTTAGCTCCTCAATTATTATCTAGGAAGAT TTGGGTTGTAGTCATGCCTTGTGGTATAGCTGATCCTGTGAGGCATCTTAAATTACAACTGGTGATTTACTCATCGCTACAG GACGCCCAACCTCGTAAAGTAATTGTCTTATGGAGGGCTATTGTTGAGGAGATAAGGAGGAAACAATCAGATCCTATGCTGACAATTTTTGACAGGATCAAAA ATACTCGATATAAGATTTCATCAGTGAACGATTCTGATAAACAACAGCTTGTATTGCTGCGCAAAGCATGTATTGCTGCAATTGAG GTCCTGCCTTTTCGCTTACCACAAATTACCCAAACTGAAACTGCTGCACAAGCAATGGAATTAGCAATTGGAATCAACGCTGCCATTGATTCTGCTAAAGTAAATAAGATTCTACATTATCATGGACAAAGCTCtggagtgaaaaataaaaatgactgGTGTAGTAACACCAATGATTCTGCTCACAGTGGATGGGGTTCACTTGTCAGATCCGTGCCTAGATCTGAAATAACTAACCATGATTGGACGGATGACCGAACTAAGGTCCAACAATATGGATGGGAAAATACTGCAGATGTATCCAGTCAACGACAACAACGATCACTTGCTAAATCCACACCCTCTGAACTAAGCTGCAATGGATGGATCAATGAGCTTGATGTAGAGGAGTACAATGGATGGGGCGTGCCCGAGCCTCGGCAGGGACGTAGAGATGCCTCAGCTGAAGTTCATTATCAAGGATGGGAAAACACATCAAAGGACAAAATAGCATCCTCGGATGTAAGTAGCTGCAAAGCGATGGACAAGACAGACAATGCACCTGAATTTAGGCCTATTGTCTATCCAGGTGAAAACGCTGAAACTCAAGAGGGTAACAATCCTGCTTTTGATTTTGCGGTCCCTTCAGCTCCACCAGTTCCAAAAGAAATTGAAGACGTTCATTATCCTGTCATAGATCTTAGCCCATTGCCCTTGTCGACTCCTCCTGTGGAACAAAAAACAGCTTCTGTTACGactcaaaaggaaaaagaacatAAGCCTGCATTGTGTATAATATGTTGGGAAGCTTCAGTTGAAGGAGCATGTGTACCTTGTGGTCACATGGTTGGCTGCATGCAGTGTTTGAACCAGATCATCAAATCCAAGATAGGGGCGTGTCCCGTTTGTCGAGTAAAAATCGACCAGGTTATAAAGCTCTACTCTGTTTGA